The Paenibacillus sophorae genome has a segment encoding these proteins:
- a CDS encoding NAD(P)/FAD-dependent oxidoreductase, which yields MNSIPKIVILGAGYGGILTAQRLQKALNYNEADVTLVNRHEYHYFTTHLHMPAAGTDSIDHSRVAISKLIDEFKIDLVKSSVQEIRTQQKKVILEDGTLSYDYLVISLGGEPETFGIPGLDKYALTIRSINAVRLIREHIEYQFAKYKNENNPQEHINFVIGGAGFSGIEFVAELADRMPELCKEYDVDPSLVNIYNVEAAPTALPGFAPELVEHAINVLTKKGVTFKIGVAIKECMPSGVLLATGEEIKASTIVWTGGIRGNRLIEAAGFEAMRGRVKVDEFLHAPGHDNIFIIGDGSLMIGPEGRPYPPTAQIAMQQGECCAHNLVAAIRNKQPKKFAFSNKGTVASLGRGQGIAVVGDKKYKGWIAAQLKKVVDMRYLFIIGGIPLVLKKGKFL from the coding sequence ATGAACAGTATTCCTAAAATCGTAATTCTAGGCGCTGGATATGGAGGTATACTAACCGCACAACGTCTGCAAAAGGCCTTAAATTACAACGAGGCGGATGTTACGCTTGTCAATCGCCATGAGTATCACTACTTCACTACGCATTTGCATATGCCTGCCGCGGGAACGGACAGCATCGACCATTCGCGCGTAGCCATTTCCAAGCTGATCGATGAATTCAAGATCGACCTTGTCAAGTCGTCGGTGCAAGAAATTCGCACCCAGCAGAAAAAGGTCATTCTGGAGGACGGAACGCTGTCCTACGACTATCTTGTTATCTCACTGGGCGGAGAGCCGGAGACGTTCGGCATTCCAGGGCTCGACAAGTATGCCCTGACGATCCGCAGCATCAACGCCGTTCGTCTGATCCGTGAGCATATCGAATATCAGTTTGCCAAGTATAAGAACGAGAATAACCCGCAGGAGCATATCAATTTCGTTATCGGCGGCGCTGGGTTCAGCGGCATTGAGTTCGTGGCCGAGCTGGCGGACCGGATGCCGGAACTGTGCAAGGAATACGACGTGGACCCTAGCCTGGTCAACATTTACAATGTGGAGGCCGCTCCGACGGCTCTGCCCGGCTTTGCTCCCGAGCTTGTCGAGCATGCTATAAATGTGCTTACAAAGAAAGGCGTAACCTTCAAAATCGGTGTAGCCATCAAGGAATGTATGCCAAGTGGCGTTCTGCTCGCGACGGGCGAAGAAATCAAGGCATCGACAATTGTCTGGACGGGGGGCATCCGCGGCAACCGTCTGATCGAAGCTGCGGGCTTTGAAGCGATGCGCGGCCGTGTCAAAGTGGACGAGTTCCTGCACGCTCCGGGTCATGACAATATCTTCATCATCGGAGACGGTTCGCTTATGATCGGACCTGAGGGCCGTCCTTACCCTCCAACGGCGCAAATCGCCATGCAGCAGGGCGAGTGCTGTGCCCATAATCTGGTGGCGGCGATCCGAAATAAGCAGCCGAAGAAATTCGCATTCAGCAATAAAGGAACGGTCGCTTCGCTCGGCAGGGGCCAGGGAATCGCCGTAGTCGGCGACAAGAAATACAAGGGCTGGATAGCCGCCCAGCTGAAAAAAGTCGTGGACATGCGCTACCTCTTTATTATCGGCGGCATTCCGCTCGTTCTGAAGAAAGGCAAGTTCCTATAG
- a CDS encoding NAD(P)/FAD-dependent oxidoreductase: MTSQQLGAPMSDLLIIGGGPAGMFAAFYGGMRQASVTLIENMPQLGGQLAALYPEKYIYDVAGFPKITAQELVDNLSRQMALFQSDIRLEEKVISVEKRGERHFAVTTDKAEYHAKAIIITAGVGAFEPRRLDLPGAERFEKANLHYFVSDLNAFKDKKVLITGGGDSAVDWALMLEPIAAEVTLIHRRDKFRAHEHSVENLMNSKVKVITPTEISALHGDEFINKVTLSNVKTKETQDIEVDSVIVNFGFFSSLGPISDWGIQIEGSSVVVDSRMETSIPGIFAAGDITTYPGKLKLIAVGFGEAPTAINNAKIYIDPEAKLSPGHSSSLKLQDQPS; this comes from the coding sequence GTGACTTCCCAGCAACTTGGCGCTCCTATGAGCGACCTTCTCATCATAGGCGGTGGTCCGGCAGGCATGTTCGCCGCTTTCTACGGCGGAATGCGCCAGGCGTCCGTAACTCTGATAGAGAACATGCCCCAACTGGGCGGGCAGCTTGCTGCACTTTATCCCGAAAAATATATCTATGATGTAGCAGGATTCCCAAAAATCACGGCACAAGAGCTCGTAGACAATCTTTCCCGGCAAATGGCTCTGTTCCAGAGTGATATCCGCCTGGAGGAGAAAGTGATTTCCGTTGAAAAACGGGGCGAACGCCATTTCGCCGTTACGACCGATAAAGCGGAATACCACGCCAAAGCCATCATCATCACGGCAGGCGTTGGCGCCTTTGAACCACGGCGTCTGGATCTTCCCGGAGCTGAACGCTTCGAAAAAGCCAACCTGCATTATTTTGTAAGCGATTTGAATGCGTTTAAAGATAAAAAAGTACTGATCACCGGCGGCGGCGATTCCGCGGTCGACTGGGCGCTTATGCTTGAACCTATCGCTGCTGAGGTCACTTTGATCCACCGCCGCGACAAGTTCCGCGCCCACGAGCATAGCGTGGAGAATCTGATGAACTCTAAGGTCAAGGTTATTACCCCTACTGAGATTTCAGCGCTGCACGGAGATGAATTTATCAACAAGGTGACGCTCTCCAATGTCAAGACAAAGGAGACCCAGGATATTGAAGTGGACAGTGTAATCGTTAACTTCGGCTTCTTCTCCTCGCTCGGCCCAATCTCTGATTGGGGCATCCAAATTGAAGGCAGTTCCGTTGTCGTCGATTCCCGCATGGAGACCAGCATCCCCGGCATTTTTGCTGCCGGCGATATTACCACTTACCCTGGCAAGCTGAAGCTAATCGCCGTAGGCTTTGGAGAGGCGCCGACCGCCATCAACAATGCCAAGATCTACATTGATCCCGAAGCGAAGCTGTCTCCGGGCCATAGCAGCAGTCTGAAGCTGCAAGATCAACCGTCTTAA
- the sda gene encoding sporulation histidine kinase inhibitor Sda — protein sequence MVELSDEMLLDSYHKAIELQLEHDFIALLLVEILKRNLHSPEHAVLQ from the coding sequence GTGGTTGAATTATCGGATGAGATGTTGTTGGACTCTTATCACAAAGCCATAGAACTTCAACTGGAGCATGATTTTATCGCTCTGTTATTAGTTGAAATTCTCAAACGGAACTTACACTCTCCAGAGCATGCGGTACTTCAATAA
- a CDS encoding YheC/YheD family protein, producing MAGRQLASKWRKTEALLSDSRISGYIPKTMPYSNTALHSMLQRYGNVVIKPIVGGGGYGVIKVFRDGRGYGFTYMDRTRIYRDYSSMAGALKRVRVKRSYLIQQGISLARIAGRPIDYRVKVVKNGEHWEFRSMVGRLARPGLFVTNLCKGGTMLTCREGLRRSLPRIKISAKRTEMRNLTITCIGVLERHFPGIGELGFDYAVDRSGRIWILEVNTRPQ from the coding sequence ATGGCGGGAAGACAACTGGCCAGCAAATGGCGGAAGACTGAAGCGCTGCTCAGCGACAGCCGGATTTCCGGTTATATACCGAAAACGATGCCTTATAGTAATACCGCTCTGCATTCCATGCTTCAACGGTACGGCAATGTGGTGATCAAGCCGATTGTCGGCGGCGGGGGCTATGGCGTCATCAAAGTGTTCCGGGACGGCAGGGGGTATGGTTTTACCTATATGGACAGAACCAGAATATACCGGGACTATTCCAGCATGGCGGGGGCGCTGAAGAGAGTCAGGGTCAAGCGCAGCTATTTAATCCAGCAGGGCATATCGCTTGCCAGAATAGCCGGACGTCCTATCGATTACCGGGTCAAGGTCGTGAAGAACGGGGAGCACTGGGAGTTTCGTTCCATGGTTGGCCGATTGGCCAGACCCGGACTGTTCGTGACCAACCTATGCAAGGGAGGCACTATGCTGACCTGCCGGGAAGGGCTGAGAAGATCGCTTCCGCGGATTAAGATATCCGCCAAAAGAACGGAGATGCGCAATCTCACCATAACGTGTATTGGAGTGCTGGAGCGCCATTTTCCGGGAATCGGTGAACTCGGCTTCGATTATGCGGTAGACCGCTCGGGTAGAATCTGGATTCTGGAAGTGAACACAAGACCGCAATAA
- a CDS encoding S-layer homology domain-containing protein, which yields MKKSITALILILLLSTFWQVMVTASETVWFTDVSASADASAKQGAVTGKVASGAGQLVTLKVVEPGGQFFLDSVKSGDGGVFTFKWNISAEGKYEVQLGVENSSTPYKTSFTYGLAPSPTGAPTPTPSPSTGPGPGSGSGGSGAAASQAPSPSPANIVRVTEDKLTFNEVLKEATFNLGTGAEAHIPAALLEKLAQNGTGLNLAGEEFTLKLSVQTLRDLLGKASKAGGGEVAVSINKVAAADMKSLLELAKQHNYAELKPGSDLYEFEMKLITSGGAETAISAFDHPVTLQLKANGLIASKLAGIYYISDAGELEYTGSLSAGGWLSGKMNHFSKYTVLEYRRTFTDVPAGNWAYDAVTEMAAKHIVEGISLKEFAPARKVTRAEFAALLVRALGLSGGSASFTDVPAGKWYADEVVAAHQAGIVKGLGAASFKPEQTISREEMAAMLVRAWSVLQPQAQTESAAPPVFKDQAAISVWARDAASKAAGLGLMKGRSAAAFVPQGTTTRAEAAQAIANLLNAGN from the coding sequence ATGAAGAAGAGCATAACCGCGCTAATCCTAATTCTGCTCCTGTCTACGTTCTGGCAAGTAATGGTTACCGCTTCGGAGACCGTCTGGTTTACGGATGTCTCGGCAAGCGCGGATGCGTCCGCCAAGCAGGGGGCGGTAACGGGGAAAGTTGCGTCCGGAGCTGGGCAGCTGGTAACGCTGAAGGTGGTGGAACCCGGCGGACAATTTTTTCTGGACAGCGTAAAAAGCGGAGATGGCGGCGTGTTCACTTTTAAATGGAATATTTCCGCCGAGGGCAAGTACGAGGTTCAGCTCGGCGTAGAGAACAGCAGCACTCCTTATAAGACCAGCTTTACCTACGGACTGGCGCCGTCTCCGACCGGAGCACCGACTCCAACCCCGTCTCCATCAACGGGTCCGGGTCCGGGTTCGGGTTCGGGCGGCTCGGGTGCGGCGGCCTCGCAGGCGCCTTCTCCCTCTCCCGCCAATATCGTGCGGGTGACGGAGGATAAGCTCACTTTTAACGAAGTCTTAAAAGAGGCGACGTTCAATCTTGGAACAGGTGCGGAAGCGCACATTCCGGCCGCTCTGCTGGAAAAGCTTGCGCAAAACGGTACCGGCTTAAATTTGGCGGGTGAGGAATTTACGCTTAAGCTGAGTGTTCAGACGCTCCGCGACCTGCTGGGCAAGGCATCCAAGGCGGGCGGCGGTGAAGTGGCTGTAAGTATCAACAAGGTGGCCGCTGCCGACATGAAATCGCTGCTGGAGCTTGCCAAGCAGCACAATTATGCAGAGCTCAAGCCAGGAAGTGATCTATACGAATTTGAGATGAAGCTGATCACAAGCGGCGGAGCCGAAACGGCGATCTCCGCATTTGATCATCCGGTCACACTCCAGCTTAAGGCAAACGGGCTTATCGCGTCCAAACTGGCTGGAATCTATTATATCTCTGATGCAGGGGAGCTTGAGTATACCGGCAGCCTGTCTGCAGGAGGTTGGCTCAGCGGCAAAATGAATCATTTCAGCAAATACACAGTACTGGAATACCGCAGGACGTTCACGGATGTTCCTGCCGGAAACTGGGCATATGACGCCGTTACGGAAATGGCGGCGAAGCACATTGTGGAAGGAATAAGCTTGAAGGAATTCGCGCCTGCACGCAAGGTGACGCGCGCCGAATTCGCGGCGCTGCTGGTGCGCGCGCTCGGACTGAGCGGAGGAAGCGCGTCGTTCACGGACGTCCCGGCAGGCAAGTGGTATGCGGATGAGGTGGTGGCAGCCCACCAGGCCGGAATCGTCAAAGGCCTCGGCGCAGCTTCCTTTAAGCCGGAGCAAACGATCAGCCGCGAAGAGATGGCGGCAATGCTCGTCAGAGCCTGGAGCGTCCTTCAGCCGCAGGCCCAGACCGAAAGCGCGGCGCCGCCGGTCTTTAAGGACCAAGCGGCAATCAGCGTTTGGGCGCGGGATGCCGCAAGCAAGGCGGCGGGACTTGGCCTGATGAAAGGCAGAAGCGCGGCGGCGTTCGTCCCGCAGGGAACGACAACCCGGGCGGAAGCGGCTCAGGCGATTGCGAATTTGCTGAATGCCGGGAATTGA